In the genome of Bacteroidota bacterium, one region contains:
- a CDS encoding CAP domain-containing protein: MKTISFIILIFSITTQLFSQNLTEEELKLYNLIIEYRQEKKLPPIPLSPSLTIVAQTHVKDLADNNPDKGRCNTHSWSDKGKWTSCCY; the protein is encoded by the coding sequence ATGAAAACAATATCATTCATAATTTTAATCTTCTCAATAACAACTCAATTATTTTCCCAAAATTTAACTGAGGAAGAATTGAAGCTATACAATTTAATAATAGAATACCGGCAAGAAAAAAAATTACCTCCTATTCCCCTCTCTCCATCATTAACAATTGTTGCTCAAACTCATGTCAAAGACCTTGCTGATAACAACCCTGACAAAGGCAGATGCAACACTCATAGTTGGTCTGATAAAGGAAAATGGACATCATGTTGCTATA